The window CGTCGGCGTGATCGGCTGGCTGGTCGACGGCGCGGCAATCATGAACCAGATCCCGCTGTGCCGCTGTTCCTACGGCCCCTACGCGCGGGCCATGATCCGCATCTGCAAGGAGGAGTCCTTCCACCAGCGCCAGGGCTTCGACGCCCTGCTGGCGATGATGCGCGGCACCGACGCACAGCGCGAGATGGTGCAGGACGCGGTGAACCGCTGGTGGTTCCCGGTGCTGATGATGTTCGGCCCCCCCGACGCCGCCTCGCCCAACAGCGCGCAGACCATGGCCTGGGGCATCAAGCGTATTTCCAACGACGACCTGCGCCAGAAGTTCGTCGATGCCACCGTCGAGCAGGCCAGGGTGCTGGGCGTGACCCTGCCCGACCCGGGACTGACCTGGAACGCCGCGCGCGGCCACTATGACTACAGTCCGCTGGACTGGGACGAGTTCTGGCGCGTGGTCAACGGCGAAGGCCCCTGCAACCGCGAGCGGCTGGCCACGCGCGTCAAGGCGCACGAGGATGGCGCCTGGGTCCGCGAAGCGGCGCTGGCGCATGCGGCCAAACAGGCACAGCGCGACGCTGAGGCGTCGCGCCAGGCCGCCTGAGCCCCACACACCGAATGGAGACAACGATGACGCAAAAGGAATGGCCGCTGTGGGAAGTCTTCGTCCGCAGCAAGCAGGGTCTGGAACACAAGCATTGCGGCAGCCTGCATGCCGCCGACGCGCAGCAGGCGCTGCACATGGCGCGCGACGTCTACACGCGGCGCCAGGAAGGCGTATCGATCTGGGTGGTGCCATCGGCGGCGATCACCGCCAGCGCGCCCGAGGAAAAGCCCGAACTGTTCGACCCGATGGCGGACAAGATCTACCGGCACCCGACCTTCTACCAGCTGCCTGCTGAAGTCAACCATATGTAAGGGCCGGCCGCCATGAGCTACCCGACTTCCCCGACCCTGCTGTCGCAATTGCCGCTGGCGCGCAGCGCGGCCTTGCAGTATGTGCTGCGCCTGGCCGACAACGCGCTGGTACTGGGCCAGCGCAACGCCGAGTGGTGCGGCCACGGACCCGTGCTCGAAGAGGACATCGCGCTGGCCAACATCAGCCTGGACCTGATCGGCCAGGCGCGCCTGCTGTACGGCCGGGCCGGCGCGCTCGAGGGCGAGCTGACCGGCCGCGCCTGCCAGGAGGACGACTACGCCTACTGGCGCGCCGAGCGCGAATTCCGCAACTGGACCCTGCTGGAGCTGCCGCACCGGGGGCCGCTGGCAGGTACCGCCAGCGCCGACCGCGACTACGCCGTCACCATCGTGCGCAACTTCCTCTACAGCGCGCTGATGGCCGAGCTCTGGAGCCGCCTCGAAGCCAGCGCCGACGCCGAACTGTCCGCCATCGCCGCCAAATCGGTGAAGGAGACGCGCTACCACCTCCATCACGCCGCCGGCTGGCTGGTGCGGCTGGGCGACGGCACCGAGGCCTCGCACGCCCGCGTGCAACGGGCGCTCGACCATCTGCTGCCCTATATGAACGAGTGCTTCTCGCCCGACCCGGTCGAGGACACCGCCGCCGCGCAGGGCGTCGGCGTGCGGGCCGCCGACTGCCGCGCGGCCTGGGAAGCGACCGTGCGCGACACCGTCGAAGCCGCCACGCTGACCATGCCGCCCGCCTCGGGCTTCCTGACGAGCGGCAAGCACGGCGTACATTCGGAACACATGAGCTACCTGCTGGCCGAGCTGCAGGGACTGGCGCGCGCCCACCCCGGCGCGCAGTGGTAAGCCGCCCGCGCCCGCCGACAGCCGATGGAGACCGCAGCCATGCCGGCAGCCACCCCGAAACCGACCACCCCTGGCGCTGGCGCGGACCGCACCAGCCTGGCCTGGGCGGTACTGGAGACCGTGCCCGACCCGGAGATCCCCGTCGTCTCCATCCGCGACCTGGGCATCCTGCGCGGGATCGGTACCGATGCCGACGGCACGCTCGAAGTAGTGATCACGCCGACCTATTCGGGCTGTCCGGCCATGGCGCAGATCGCCCAGGACATCGGTGCCGCCCTGGACGGCGCCGGGCTGGCCCCCTGGCGCATCCGCACCGCGCTGGCACCGGCCTGGAGCACTGACTGGATCAGCCCGGCCGGCCGCGCCAGGCTGCGCGACTTCGGCATCGCTCCGCCGGGCGCCTGCGGCAGCGGGCAGGAAGGCGGCGCGGCCCGGCCGCTGCGCTTCGTGCCGGGCGCCGCCGGCACGCGAGAGGCGGTGGCCTGCCCCCGCTGCGGCAGCCTGCATACGCAGGAACTGGCGCGCTTCGCCTCGACCGCCTGCAAGGCGCTGTACCGCTGCCTCGATTGCCGCGAGCCCTTCGACTACTTCAAGCCCTACTGAAGAGGCGGAGAAGCGAAGCAGCGCGAACCCTGAACCCGGTCCGGACGCCCCCCCGTTGCAAGGCGCCCGCGCCCCGACCCGCAACCCAGAACCGGCACCAGGCCGGAAGTGCGATGACCCCACAGTTCCATCCGCTGCGCGTGGCGCAGGTCCGCCCGGAAACGGCCGACACCATCTCGATCGCCTTCGACGTACCGCCCGCGCTGCGCGACGCCTACCGCTTCACGCAGGGCCAGTTCCTCACGCTGCGCGCGCCGCTCGACGGCCAGGACGTGCGCCGCTCCTATTCGATCTGCTGCGGTGTGCAGGACTACGAAGAGCGCGGCGAGTTGCGCGTGGCGGTCAAGCGGGTCGAGGACGGCCTGTTCTCGAACTACCTCCACGATAGCCTCGCCCCCGGCCAGGCCCTCGACGTGATGACGCCGGATGGCCGTTTCCACACCCCGCTGGAAGCCGGCGCGGCACGCCACTACGTGGCTTTCGCGGCGGGCAGCGGCATCACTCCGGTGCTGTCGCTGATCCGGACCACGCTGGCACGCGAGCCCGCCAGCCGCTTCACGCTGGTCTACGGCAACCGCAGCGTGGACAGCATCATCTTCTCGGAAGCGCTGGAAGACCTGAAGAACCAGTACCTGTCGCGCTTCACGCTGTACCACGTACTGTCGCGCCAGCCGCAGGAGGTCGAACTGCTGCACGGACGGCTGGACCGCGCCCGCGTGGCCGCCTTCCTCGGCGCGCTGATCCCGCCGCAGGGCATCGACGCCGCCTTCGTCTGCGGGCCGGCCTCGATGATCGATGACGTGGAGGCCGCGCTGCGCGAGGCCGGCATCGATCCGCACCGGATCCACGCCGAGCGCTTCGGCGTGCCGGCTGCCCCCGTGCGCCGAAGCCCCCCCGCGGCCCGCGCCAGCGATGCCGGCACGGCCGAGCTGGTAGTGGTGCTGGACGGCAAGCAGCACGCGATGCGCCTGCCGCTGCAGGATGCCAACGTGCTCGATACCGCGCTGGCGGCCGGGCTGGACCTGCCCTATGCCTGCAAGGGCGGGGTCTGCTGCACCTGCCGCGCCAAGGTGCTGGAGGGCAGGGTCGAGATGG of the Cupriavidus malaysiensis genome contains:
- the paaE gene encoding 1,2-phenylacetyl-CoA epoxidase subunit PaaE; the encoded protein is MTPQFHPLRVAQVRPETADTISIAFDVPPALRDAYRFTQGQFLTLRAPLDGQDVRRSYSICCGVQDYEERGELRVAVKRVEDGLFSNYLHDSLAPGQALDVMTPDGRFHTPLEAGAARHYVAFAAGSGITPVLSLIRTTLAREPASRFTLVYGNRSVDSIIFSEALEDLKNQYLSRFTLYHVLSRQPQEVELLHGRLDRARVAAFLGALIPPQGIDAAFVCGPASMIDDVEAALREAGIDPHRIHAERFGVPAAPVRRSPPAARASDAGTAELVVVLDGKQHAMRLPLQDANVLDTALAAGLDLPYACKGGVCCTCRAKVLEGRVEMEKNYTLEPWEMEKGFVLTCQARALTPRVVVSYDER
- the paaB gene encoding 1,2-phenylacetyl-CoA epoxidase subunit PaaB, with the protein product MTQKEWPLWEVFVRSKQGLEHKHCGSLHAADAQQALHMARDVYTRRQEGVSIWVVPSAAITASAPEEKPELFDPMADKIYRHPTFYQLPAEVNHM
- the paaA gene encoding 1,2-phenylacetyl-CoA epoxidase subunit PaaA; this encodes MYTQSLDLPAAPGAQPAVSEPTDAARQAAFDTRVAADAKIEPQDWMPPAYRKTLVRQISQHAHSEIVGMLPEGNWILRAPSLKRKAILLAKVQDEGGHGLYLYSAAETLDASRDDMIDALHSGRAKYSSIFNYPTLTWADVGVIGWLVDGAAIMNQIPLCRCSYGPYARAMIRICKEESFHQRQGFDALLAMMRGTDAQREMVQDAVNRWWFPVLMMFGPPDAASPNSAQTMAWGIKRISNDDLRQKFVDATVEQARVLGVTLPDPGLTWNAARGHYDYSPLDWDEFWRVVNGEGPCNRERLATRVKAHEDGAWVREAALAHAAKQAQRDAEASRQAA
- the paaD gene encoding 1,2-phenylacetyl-CoA epoxidase subunit PaaD; protein product: MPAATPKPTTPGAGADRTSLAWAVLETVPDPEIPVVSIRDLGILRGIGTDADGTLEVVITPTYSGCPAMAQIAQDIGAALDGAGLAPWRIRTALAPAWSTDWISPAGRARLRDFGIAPPGACGSGQEGGAARPLRFVPGAAGTREAVACPRCGSLHTQELARFASTACKALYRCLDCREPFDYFKPY
- the paaC gene encoding 1,2-phenylacetyl-CoA epoxidase subunit PaaC, which gives rise to MSYPTSPTLLSQLPLARSAALQYVLRLADNALVLGQRNAEWCGHGPVLEEDIALANISLDLIGQARLLYGRAGALEGELTGRACQEDDYAYWRAEREFRNWTLLELPHRGPLAGTASADRDYAVTIVRNFLYSALMAELWSRLEASADAELSAIAAKSVKETRYHLHHAAGWLVRLGDGTEASHARVQRALDHLLPYMNECFSPDPVEDTAAAQGVGVRAADCRAAWEATVRDTVEAATLTMPPASGFLTSGKHGVHSEHMSYLLAELQGLARAHPGAQW